One window of Cryobacterium arcticum genomic DNA carries:
- a CDS encoding adenosine deaminase — protein MNTHASWPVAELHVHIEGTLETELLVTLARRNGVELPSYDPDALRELYRFTDLQSFLDIYYANLAVLRTEADFYDLGIAYLTRATAAGVRRAEIFFDPQTHLANGIPLDVVFAGLTRALTEARATLGISADLILCFLRHLGGAAALETLDAAIPYLDQFIGVGLDSAEVGFPPSLFTEVFAKAGALGLHRVAHAGEEGGPDYVHEALDLLGVERVDHGIRAIEDPHLIEHLRERQIPLTVCPLSNVCLRAVPELGVHPLPAMLAEGLLVTISSDDPAYFGGYVDDNLNAVQNEFALSPLQMATLARNSFRASFLPEAEKLRQIAAVDEHLEGLLRLTSGA, from the coding sequence TTGAACACCCACGCCAGCTGGCCCGTCGCGGAACTGCACGTGCACATCGAGGGCACCCTCGAGACCGAGCTGCTGGTGACCTTGGCCCGGCGGAACGGCGTCGAACTGCCCAGCTACGACCCGGATGCGCTCCGGGAGCTCTACAGATTCACTGACCTGCAGTCGTTCCTCGATATCTACTACGCCAACCTGGCGGTGCTCCGCACCGAAGCCGACTTCTACGATCTCGGCATCGCCTACCTCACCCGGGCGACGGCGGCCGGCGTGCGCCGGGCGGAGATCTTCTTCGACCCGCAGACCCACCTGGCCAACGGCATCCCGCTCGACGTGGTGTTCGCCGGGCTCACCCGTGCCCTCACCGAGGCACGGGCCACCCTGGGCATCTCCGCCGACCTCATCCTCTGCTTCCTCCGCCACCTCGGCGGTGCGGCAGCCCTAGAGACCCTCGACGCGGCCATCCCGTACCTCGACCAGTTCATCGGCGTCGGGCTCGATTCAGCGGAGGTCGGATTCCCGCCCTCGTTGTTCACCGAGGTCTTCGCCAAAGCAGGTGCGCTGGGCCTGCACCGGGTCGCCCACGCCGGCGAGGAGGGCGGGCCGGACTACGTTCACGAAGCGCTCGACCTGCTCGGCGTGGAACGGGTCGACCACGGTATCCGCGCTATCGAAGACCCGCACCTCATCGAACACCTGCGCGAGCGCCAGATCCCGCTCACGGTGTGCCCGCTCTCGAACGTGTGCCTGCGGGCGGTCCCGGAGCTCGGCGTGCATCCGCTGCCCGCGATGCTCGCCGAAGGTCTGCTCGTCACGATCAGCAGCGACGACCCGGCCTACTTCGGCGGCTACGTCGACGACAACCTCAACGCCGTGCAGAACGAGTTCGCCCTGTCGCCGCTGCAGATGGCGACCCTCGCGCGCAATTCCTTTCGGGCGTCCTTCCTCCCCGAGGCCGAAAAACTCCGGCAGATCGCCGCCGTGGACGAGCATCTCGAGGGTCTGCTGCGACTAACCTCGGGAGCATGA
- a CDS encoding proline dehydrogenase family protein, translating into MSNPLPHVQQDLGAEAVALVTKWLADSATIPADVSAERLAGVLKDPNGLDFTVGFVDGVMRPEDVMVAGYNLQRVAKLAPAFLPPALRGAIGVGGVMGPVLPWVVIPAARKVLRQMVGHLVVDASPDKLGPAIEHLRASGNRLNINLLGEAVLGEKEALRRLEGTRALLARDDVDYVSIKVSSIASQLSMWAFDEAVDRVVARLTPLYELAAASPTPKFINLDMEEYRDLDLTIAVFERILDQPRLMNLEAGIVLQAYLPDALGALQGLTQWAHARRAGGGAPIKVRVVKGANLAMEHVDSVVHGWPLATYSSKQDTDTNYKRVLSWALTPQNTDAVRIGVAGHNLFDVAYAHLLAQSRGVDDRIEFEMLLGMATSQAEAVKKDVGRLLLYTPVVNPAEFDVAISYLIRRLEENASDENFMSAVFELVDTPALFDREKERFLASLENLESGPEVRRGSIQAPPPNRSQDRSVVVPLEPLPAADEPALTMPPPEADDPNLTALVLGLTRGSVSRSRSVLGGFHNEPDTDPSLPANRDWGRAILARVETSALGRDGIRAARISDADTLDEVIGTVTRAAADWARKSGAERAIILHRAGVALAAHRADLIEVMASETGKTIAEGDPEVSEAVDFAHYYAERARDLDAVQGAIFVPSRLTVVTPPWNFPVAIPAGGVLAALAAGSGVILKPATLAQRTGAVLAEALWEAGVPRDLLALVDLPDRALGSRLLAHPDVDRVILTGAYETAKLFRGLREDLPLLAETSGKNAIIVTPAADLDLAAADVIKSAFGHAGQKCSAASLVILVGSVARSARFLGQLVDAATSLRVGRPADPDSQMGPIIEPASGKLLHALTELGAGEKWLVEPKLLDDTLETGVGQLWSPGIRTGVAAGSYFHLTEFFGPVLGVMHARTLEEAIRYQNAVDYGLTAGLHSLDAEEIAQWVDTVQAGNLYVNRGITGAIVQRQPFGGWKRSAVGAGSKAGGPNYLFGLGGWVTDPGKNSSTLHLRGLEQRITDLIEASQPSLPYEDFDVLRRSALSDALAWREEFGTVTDVSELGLERNLFRYCALPVTVRLGDDGNLALLLRVIAAGLVSKSRFVVSSAIPVPPKVRAVLAPRDIPVIIESDEEWLARVAAGGVTTSRVRLIGSDPVTGAAADASAFAAAVGGSPDIAVYAHPVTQSGRVELLPFLREQAISITNHRFGNPSTLTDEVV; encoded by the coding sequence ATGAGCAATCCCCTTCCTCACGTGCAGCAGGACCTCGGTGCGGAGGCTGTAGCCCTCGTCACCAAGTGGCTGGCCGACAGCGCGACAATCCCAGCGGATGTGTCGGCGGAACGCTTGGCCGGCGTGCTGAAGGACCCGAACGGACTCGACTTCACCGTGGGCTTCGTTGACGGAGTGATGCGGCCCGAAGACGTGATGGTCGCCGGGTACAACCTGCAGCGGGTGGCCAAGCTCGCGCCCGCCTTCCTGCCGCCGGCCCTGCGCGGCGCCATCGGCGTGGGCGGCGTGATGGGACCGGTGCTGCCTTGGGTGGTGATCCCCGCGGCCCGCAAGGTGCTGCGCCAGATGGTGGGACACCTGGTTGTCGACGCCAGCCCCGACAAGCTCGGCCCGGCCATCGAACACCTGCGCGCGTCGGGCAACCGGCTCAACATCAACCTCCTCGGCGAGGCCGTGCTCGGCGAGAAGGAGGCGCTCCGACGCCTCGAGGGCACCCGGGCCCTGCTCGCCCGCGACGACGTGGACTACGTGTCGATCAAGGTCTCCTCGATCGCCAGCCAGCTGTCGATGTGGGCCTTCGACGAAGCCGTCGACCGGGTCGTCGCCCGGCTCACCCCCCTCTACGAACTGGCCGCGGCCTCGCCGACCCCGAAGTTCATCAACCTTGACATGGAGGAGTACCGCGACCTCGACCTCACCATCGCGGTGTTCGAACGCATCCTCGACCAGCCCCGCCTGATGAACCTCGAGGCCGGCATCGTGCTGCAGGCCTACCTGCCCGACGCCCTCGGTGCCCTGCAGGGACTCACCCAGTGGGCGCATGCCCGCCGGGCCGGCGGCGGCGCGCCCATCAAGGTGCGAGTCGTCAAGGGCGCCAACCTCGCGATGGAGCACGTCGACTCGGTCGTGCACGGCTGGCCGCTGGCCACCTATTCCAGCAAGCAGGACACCGACACCAACTACAAGCGAGTGCTGAGCTGGGCGCTGACCCCGCAGAACACGGATGCTGTGCGCATCGGCGTCGCCGGGCACAACCTCTTCGACGTGGCCTATGCCCACCTGCTGGCGCAGTCGCGCGGCGTGGACGACCGCATCGAGTTCGAGATGCTCCTGGGCATGGCCACCAGCCAGGCCGAGGCCGTGAAAAAGGACGTCGGCCGGCTGCTGCTCTACACCCCGGTCGTGAACCCCGCCGAATTCGACGTGGCCATCAGCTACCTCATCCGCCGGCTCGAGGAGAACGCGAGCGACGAGAACTTCATGTCGGCGGTCTTCGAGCTCGTGGACACCCCGGCCCTGTTCGACCGGGAGAAGGAACGCTTCCTCGCTTCGCTGGAGAACCTGGAGTCCGGGCCCGAGGTGCGACGGGGCAGCATCCAGGCCCCGCCGCCGAACCGCAGCCAGGACCGATCGGTGGTCGTCCCCCTCGAACCGCTGCCGGCGGCCGACGAACCTGCCCTCACCATGCCGCCGCCCGAAGCGGATGACCCCAACCTGACCGCCCTGGTGCTCGGGCTCACCCGCGGATCGGTCTCGCGCAGCAGGTCGGTCCTCGGCGGGTTCCACAACGAGCCCGACACCGACCCGTCCCTGCCCGCCAACCGCGACTGGGGCCGGGCCATCCTGGCCCGGGTGGAGACGTCCGCCCTCGGCCGCGACGGCATCCGCGCCGCCCGCATCTCCGACGCCGACACGCTCGACGAGGTCATCGGAACCGTCACCCGGGCCGCAGCCGACTGGGCCCGCAAGTCCGGCGCCGAACGGGCGATCATCCTGCACCGGGCCGGGGTGGCCCTGGCCGCACACCGCGCCGACCTGATCGAGGTGATGGCCAGCGAGACCGGCAAGACCATCGCCGAGGGCGACCCCGAAGTGAGCGAGGCCGTCGACTTCGCGCACTACTACGCCGAACGCGCCCGCGACCTCGACGCCGTACAGGGTGCCATCTTCGTTCCCTCCCGGCTCACCGTGGTCACCCCGCCATGGAACTTCCCGGTCGCGATCCCGGCCGGCGGCGTGCTCGCCGCCCTCGCCGCGGGCTCCGGCGTGATCCTCAAACCGGCCACCCTGGCCCAGCGCACCGGCGCCGTGCTCGCCGAGGCCCTCTGGGAGGCCGGAGTTCCCCGCGATCTGCTCGCCCTCGTCGACCTGCCCGACCGGGCGCTCGGCAGCCGGCTGCTCGCCCACCCCGACGTCGACCGTGTCATCCTCACGGGCGCGTACGAGACCGCGAAACTCTTCCGGGGTCTGCGCGAAGACCTCCCGCTGCTGGCCGAGACCAGCGGCAAGAACGCGATCATCGTGACCCCGGCCGCCGACCTCGACCTCGCCGCCGCCGACGTGATCAAGAGCGCGTTCGGCCATGCCGGCCAGAAGTGCTCGGCCGCGAGCCTGGTGATCCTGGTCGGCTCCGTCGCCCGCTCCGCCCGGTTCCTCGGTCAGCTCGTGGATGCGGCGACCTCGCTCCGCGTGGGCCGGCCCGCCGATCCCGACAGCCAGATGGGCCCCATCATCGAGCCCGCGAGCGGCAAACTGCTGCACGCCCTCACCGAGCTCGGCGCCGGCGAGAAGTGGCTGGTGGAGCCGAAGCTGCTCGATGACACCCTGGAGACCGGAGTCGGCCAGCTCTGGTCGCCCGGGATCCGCACCGGTGTGGCCGCCGGGTCGTACTTCCACCTCACCGAGTTCTTCGGGCCGGTGCTCGGCGTCATGCACGCGCGCACGCTCGAGGAAGCCATCCGCTACCAGAACGCCGTCGACTACGGTCTGACGGCCGGGCTGCACTCCCTCGACGCCGAAGAGATCGCCCAGTGGGTCGACACCGTGCAGGCGGGCAACCTCTACGTGAACCGTGGCATCACCGGCGCGATCGTGCAGCGACAGCCCTTCGGCGGCTGGAAGCGCTCGGCCGTCGGCGCCGGCAGCAAGGCCGGCGGACCGAACTACCTGTTCGGACTCGGCGGTTGGGTGACCGACCCCGGCAAGAACAGCTCCACCCTGCACCTGCGTGGGCTCGAACAGCGCATCACCGACCTCATCGAGGCCTCGCAGCCGTCCTTGCCCTATGAGGACTTCGACGTGTTGCGGCGCTCGGCGCTCAGCGACGCCCTGGCGTGGCGCGAGGAGTTCGGCACCGTCACCGACGTGTCGGAGCTCGGCCTGGAGCGCAACCTGTTCCGTTACTGCGCGCTGCCCGTCACCGTGCGGCTCGGCGACGACGGCAACCTGGCCCTGCTCTTGCGGGTCATCGCGGCCGGCCTGGTGTCCAAGTCCCGGTTCGTGGTCTCCAGCGCGATCCCGGTGCCGCCCAAGGTGCGCGCCGTGCTCGCGCCGCGCGACATCCCCGTGATCATCGAGAGCGACGAGGAGTGGCTGGCCCGCGTGGCCGCCGGGGGTGTGACCACGAGCCGGGTGCGCCTGATCGGTAGCGACCCGGTGACCGGCGCGGCCGCGGATGCGTCGGCGTTCGCCGCCGCGGTCGGCGGCAGCCCGGACATCGCCGTGTACGCGCATCCGGTGACCCAGTCCGGGCGGGTCGAACTGCTCCCGTTCCTGCGCGAGCAGGCCATCTCCATCACCAACCACCGTTTCGGCAACCCGAGCACCCTCACGGACGAGGTCGTCTAG
- a CDS encoding 3-oxoacyl-ACP synthase III, whose translation MHRNVALLSVATTIAPRITTSEEIDRRLQPALKRLRLPKGLLQRVAGVHERRNWAEGQAFDDAAVEAGKRALAQAGVDPSEVGLMINTSVTRKHLEPSVAVRIHHGLGLPSSATNFDIANACLGFVNGMTLAAQLIDSGQIKYAVIIDGEDADEIQTNTIERLGRPDIGRKDFMSEFASLTLGSGAAAAVLGRADAHPEGHRILGGVTRAATQFNDLCVGSVDGMFTDAKALLKGGMELVVSAWTEAKRDWSWSNMDRYILHQVSDVHTNAIVKATGLDRSRVPLTYPTYGNVGPASIPITLSQEAAKLEPGNRVLLMGVGSGLNTAMMEIQW comes from the coding sequence ATGCACCGCAATGTCGCGTTGTTGTCGGTCGCCACGACTATCGCTCCCCGCATCACGACCTCGGAGGAGATCGACCGGCGCCTGCAGCCCGCGCTCAAACGCCTCCGCCTGCCCAAGGGGCTCCTCCAGCGGGTCGCCGGCGTGCACGAGCGACGCAACTGGGCCGAAGGCCAGGCGTTCGACGACGCCGCCGTCGAGGCCGGCAAGCGCGCCCTGGCCCAGGCCGGGGTCGACCCCAGCGAGGTCGGATTGATGATCAACACCTCGGTGACCCGGAAGCACCTCGAACCCTCCGTTGCGGTGCGCATCCACCACGGTCTCGGCCTGCCGTCCTCGGCGACGAACTTCGACATCGCCAACGCCTGCCTGGGCTTCGTCAACGGCATGACCCTGGCCGCGCAACTCATCGACTCCGGGCAGATCAAGTACGCGGTGATCATCGACGGTGAGGACGCCGACGAGATCCAGACCAACACCATCGAACGTCTCGGCCGGCCCGACATCGGCCGCAAGGACTTCATGAGCGAGTTCGCGAGCCTCACCCTCGGCTCCGGCGCGGCCGCTGCCGTGCTCGGCCGGGCGGATGCGCACCCCGAGGGGCACCGCATCCTCGGTGGTGTCACCCGCGCCGCGACCCAGTTCAACGACCTCTGCGTCGGCAGCGTCGACGGGATGTTCACCGACGCCAAGGCCCTGCTCAAGGGCGGCATGGAACTGGTCGTCTCGGCCTGGACCGAAGCCAAACGGGACTGGAGCTGGTCGAACATGGACCGCTACATCCTGCACCAGGTCTCGGATGTGCACACCAACGCCATTGTGAAGGCCACCGGCCTGGACCGCAGCCGGGTGCCGTTGACGTACCCGACCTATGGGAACGTGGGCCCAGCGTCCATCCCGATCACGCTCTCCCAGGAGGCGGCCAAACTCGAACCCGGCAACCGGGTGCTCTTGATGGGCGTCGGCTCCGGCCTCAACACGGCCATGATGGAGATCCAGTGGTGA
- a CDS encoding alpha/beta fold hydrolase yields MRYRLPRVATALAPASVPPSGLPGLDPAWSRIVDVPESALDNGLGGGPAGDSRAWHLLDNGERLAELGLDPVGTVLCVHGNPTWSYLWRDLVSQATASAAAGGPVWRVIAVDQLDMGYSERTGAARPLARRVQDLDDLTRTLGLTGPVVTFGHDWGGVVSLGWAVDHPELLAGVMLLNTAIHQSETEAIPAPLRLALARGMLSAGTVLTPAFLDTTLALGHPALPAAVKNAYRAPYRSPARRGGIGGFVADIPVDAGHDSYAELDRIAEALRQLTVPALMLWGPRDPIFSDRYLDDLIDRLPHADVHRFEGAGHLIAEDVDYAGAALTWLGTSAPVQPSSVAPASSVEPASSVEPVSSVEPVETPPAQKDSPGLDKLDQRIGLDQRTAPDERTAPAYRPLWHYLDELHDSDETALIDMAPTGGHGPRVVSWRLLSGRVRQIAAGLHQVGVCRGDRVSLLVPPSADLTAVLYACVRLGAVVVVADAGLGLTGLTRAVRGARPDHVIGALPGLMAARALGWPGQKISTSRLPAVSRRALGVSYALADLISLGRDEELPEPPQADDVAAVLFTSGSTGPAKGVVYTHGQLSAVSQALTGQYGVGRGTGLVAGFAPFALLGPALGARSVTPDMDVTAPKTLTATAVAAAVAAIDATVVFLSPAALANVVATQAALTGADRDALAGVRSFLSAGAPVSEPLLASAAALMPGATAHTPYGMTEGLLMTDITLDGIREAARDDVARGPGGVCVGRPTATTRVRISALDETGAAVGEISETPQVTGEIVVSAPHVKDHYDRLWLTDLAATRAVAAGERWHRTGDVGHLDSAGRLWVEGRLPHIITTAHGVVTPVGPELAVSALTDVSRAAAVGVGPAGSQQVVIVVETVPAATRVGLAAPGLAEDVRMVAGQPIAAVLVVPHLPTDIRHNSKIDRTRLAGWAQGILTGARLTQP; encoded by the coding sequence GTGAGGTACCGGCTGCCGCGTGTCGCGACGGCCCTGGCTCCGGCGAGCGTTCCGCCGAGCGGCCTCCCCGGGCTCGACCCGGCCTGGTCCCGCATCGTGGATGTGCCCGAGAGCGCCCTCGACAACGGTCTCGGCGGCGGTCCTGCCGGGGACAGCCGCGCCTGGCACCTGCTCGACAACGGGGAACGGCTGGCCGAACTGGGCCTCGATCCGGTCGGCACGGTGCTCTGCGTGCACGGCAACCCCACCTGGTCCTATCTCTGGCGCGACCTGGTGTCGCAGGCCACGGCATCCGCAGCCGCCGGCGGACCGGTGTGGCGGGTCATCGCGGTCGACCAGCTCGACATGGGCTACTCCGAACGCACCGGAGCCGCCCGGCCGCTTGCCCGACGGGTGCAAGACCTCGACGACCTCACCCGCACCCTCGGACTCACGGGCCCCGTCGTCACCTTCGGGCACGACTGGGGCGGCGTCGTCTCCCTCGGCTGGGCGGTCGACCATCCGGAGCTGCTGGCCGGCGTGATGCTGCTGAACACCGCGATCCACCAGAGCGAGACCGAGGCGATCCCCGCCCCGCTGCGCCTCGCGCTGGCCCGGGGGATGCTCAGTGCCGGCACCGTGCTCACCCCGGCGTTCCTGGACACCACCCTGGCCCTCGGACACCCGGCCCTGCCGGCCGCGGTGAAGAACGCCTACCGTGCGCCCTATCGCAGCCCCGCGCGGCGCGGCGGTATCGGCGGGTTCGTCGCCGACATTCCCGTGGACGCCGGGCACGACAGCTATGCCGAGCTCGACCGCATCGCCGAGGCGCTGCGGCAGCTCACCGTGCCCGCCCTCATGCTCTGGGGCCCGCGGGACCCGATCTTCAGCGACCGCTACCTCGACGACCTCATCGACCGGCTGCCGCACGCCGACGTTCACCGCTTCGAGGGTGCCGGGCATCTCATCGCCGAAGACGTGGACTACGCCGGAGCGGCGCTGACCTGGCTCGGGACATCCGCGCCCGTTCAGCCTTCGTCGGTCGCACCTGCCTCGTCGGTCGAGCCTGCCTCGTCGGTCGAGCCTGTCTCGTCGGTCGAGCCTGTCGAGACCCCGCCCGCGCAGAAAGACTCGCCGGGTCTCGACAAGCTCGACCAGCGTATAGGGCTCGACCAGCGCACGGCGCCCGACGAGCGCACGGCTCCCGCCTACCGTCCGCTCTGGCACTACCTCGACGAGCTGCACGACAGCGACGAGACCGCCCTCATCGATATGGCCCCCACCGGCGGCCATGGACCCCGCGTGGTCAGCTGGCGGCTTCTCTCCGGCCGGGTGCGCCAGATCGCAGCCGGCCTGCATCAGGTGGGCGTGTGCCGCGGCGACCGTGTCTCACTGCTCGTGCCGCCCAGCGCCGACCTCACCGCCGTGCTCTACGCCTGTGTCCGGCTCGGTGCCGTCGTCGTCGTGGCCGACGCCGGCCTCGGCCTCACCGGGCTCACCCGCGCCGTTCGCGGTGCCCGCCCCGACCACGTCATCGGCGCGCTGCCCGGCCTGATGGCCGCCCGCGCGCTCGGCTGGCCCGGCCAGAAGATCTCGACCAGCCGGCTCCCGGCCGTCAGCCGCCGTGCCCTCGGCGTTTCCTACGCTCTCGCCGACCTCATCTCGCTGGGGCGTGACGAGGAACTCCCCGAGCCTCCTCAGGCCGACGACGTGGCCGCGGTGCTCTTCACCTCCGGCTCGACCGGGCCGGCGAAGGGCGTCGTCTACACCCACGGCCAGCTCTCCGCCGTGAGTCAGGCGCTGACCGGCCAATACGGCGTGGGCCGCGGCACCGGCCTGGTGGCCGGCTTTGCGCCGTTCGCCCTGCTCGGTCCGGCCCTCGGGGCCCGGTCGGTGACGCCCGACATGGACGTCACCGCGCCCAAGACCCTCACCGCCACCGCCGTGGCCGCCGCGGTGGCCGCCATCGACGCCACCGTGGTGTTCCTCTCCCCGGCCGCGCTGGCGAACGTCGTGGCCACCCAGGCGGCCCTCACCGGCGCCGACCGGGACGCGCTGGCCGGTGTGCGCAGCTTCCTCTCCGCCGGTGCCCCGGTGTCGGAGCCGCTCCTCGCCTCGGCCGCGGCGCTCATGCCCGGTGCCACGGCCCACACGCCCTACGGCATGACCGAGGGCCTGTTGATGACCGACATCACCCTCGACGGTATCCGTGAGGCCGCCCGCGACGACGTCGCACGCGGACCGGGTGGCGTGTGCGTCGGCCGCCCCACCGCCACCACCCGGGTGCGCATCAGCGCCCTCGACGAGACCGGGGCCGCTGTCGGCGAGATCTCCGAGACCCCGCAGGTCACCGGGGAGATCGTGGTCTCCGCCCCGCACGTGAAGGACCACTACGACAGGCTCTGGCTCACCGACCTGGCCGCCACCCGTGCCGTGGCCGCCGGCGAACGCTGGCACCGCACGGGAGACGTGGGCCACCTCGACTCCGCCGGACGGCTCTGGGTCGAGGGCCGCCTGCCGCACATCATCACCACCGCGCACGGCGTCGTCACCCCGGTCGGACCGGAGCTGGCGGTGTCGGCGCTGACCGACGTGAGCCGCGCCGCGGCCGTGGGAGTCGGCCCGGCCGGCAGCCAGCAGGTCGTCATCGTCGTCGAGACCGTCCCCGCCGCCACCCGCGTCGGCCTGGCCGCACCCGGCCTCGCGGAGGACGTGCGGATGGTCGCCGGCCAGCCCATCGCGGCCGTTCTCGTGGTGCCGCACCTGCCCACCGACATCCGCCACAACTCGAAGATCGACCGCACCCGCCTGGCCGGCTGGGCGCAGGGCATCCTCACGGGCGCCAGGCTGACCCAGCCATGA
- a CDS encoding NAD-dependent epimerase/dehydratase family protein: MRVLVTGASGFLGRAVAAAIVAAGHEVRCFQRRPSGVTGATDALGSITEPSDVAAAVAGVDAIVHLAAKVSLAGSPAEFDAVNVEGTRSLIAAARAAGVHRLVFVSSPSVAHSGSSITGDDALPADPEHARGDYARTKAAAELLALAADSEDLRVVVVRPHLVWGPGDTQLIARIVERARAGRLPLLGHGAALIDSTYIDNAADAIAAALERVDAVHGNAYVITNGEPRPVAELLAGICQAAGVATPAWSVPAGVARAAGSVIEAAWRVFPGDDEPPMTRFLAEQLSTAHWFDQRRTRADLRWTPAVTLNEGLARLAEHYRTA, from the coding sequence ATGAGGGTCCTGGTCACCGGGGCCAGCGGCTTCCTCGGCCGCGCCGTCGCAGCCGCGATCGTGGCCGCCGGCCACGAGGTGCGCTGCTTCCAGCGCCGGCCGAGCGGTGTGACCGGCGCCACGGATGCCCTGGGCTCGATCACCGAGCCGTCGGATGTGGCCGCCGCGGTCGCCGGCGTCGACGCCATCGTGCACCTGGCCGCGAAGGTCTCGCTGGCCGGCTCGCCCGCCGAGTTCGACGCCGTCAACGTGGAGGGCACCCGCAGCCTGATCGCCGCGGCCCGCGCCGCGGGCGTGCACCGCCTGGTGTTCGTGTCATCGCCGTCGGTCGCGCACTCCGGCAGCTCCATCACGGGCGACGATGCGCTGCCCGCCGACCCCGAGCACGCCCGCGGCGACTACGCGCGCACCAAGGCCGCCGCGGAGCTGCTGGCGCTCGCCGCCGACTCCGAAGACCTGCGGGTCGTGGTGGTGCGGCCCCACCTCGTCTGGGGCCCCGGCGACACCCAGCTGATCGCCCGCATCGTGGAGCGTGCCCGCGCCGGGCGGCTGCCGTTGCTCGGCCACGGTGCCGCCCTGATCGACTCCACCTACATCGACAACGCCGCCGACGCCATCGCCGCCGCGCTCGAGCGAGTGGATGCCGTGCACGGCAACGCTTACGTCATCACCAACGGCGAGCCCCGGCCGGTGGCCGAGCTGCTGGCCGGCATCTGCCAGGCGGCCGGCGTGGCCACGCCCGCCTGGAGCGTTCCGGCCGGCGTCGCCCGCGCCGCCGGATCCGTCATCGAGGCCGCGTGGCGGGTGTTCCCCGGCGACGACGAGCCGCCGATGACCCGGTTCCTGGCCGAGCAGCTGTCCACGGCGCACTGGTTCGATCAGCGACGCACCCGCGCCGACCTCCGCTGGACGCCCGCGGTCACCCTCAACGAGGGCCTGGCCCGCCTCGCCGAGCACTACCGCACCGCCTGA
- a CDS encoding YdeI/OmpD-associated family protein produces MDFRTIIEQSGATATGIPVPDEVVDGLGPGKRHAITVTLNGHSYRSSVAPYRGKYMIALSAENRTKAGVAGGDEVDVTIELDDQPRTVDEPEVLRVALAADPAARTAFDALSYSNQRRHVLAIEGAKTDATRQRRLEAVLAELHGA; encoded by the coding sequence ATGGACTTTCGCACCATCATCGAGCAATCCGGCGCCACGGCCACCGGGATCCCGGTGCCTGACGAGGTGGTCGACGGTCTGGGCCCGGGTAAGCGGCACGCCATCACCGTCACCCTCAACGGGCACAGTTACCGCAGCTCGGTCGCTCCCTATCGCGGAAAGTACATGATCGCCCTGAGCGCCGAGAACCGCACGAAGGCCGGCGTGGCCGGCGGTGACGAGGTGGATGTGACGATCGAGCTTGACGATCAGCCGCGCACCGTCGATGAGCCCGAGGTGCTCCGTGTCGCGCTCGCCGCCGATCCGGCGGCTCGCACCGCCTTCGATGCGCTTTCCTACAGCAACCAACGCCGGCACGTGCTCGCAATCGAGGGGGCGAAGACCGACGCTACCCGCCAGCGCCGGCTCGAGGCCGTGCTGGCGGAGCTGCACGGCGCCTGA
- a CDS encoding GntR family transcriptional regulator translates to MRLVIDPLSTTPPFEQIRMQVIEAVRTGALAPGDKLPTVRRLAEDLGLAPNTVARSYRALEQDEVIETRGRLGSFVAATGDATQRQVQLAAAAYAERAKSLGVDADEALAIVRAALGLPG, encoded by the coding sequence GTGAGACTGGTCATCGACCCGCTGTCGACCACCCCGCCGTTCGAGCAGATCCGGATGCAGGTCATCGAGGCCGTGCGCACCGGCGCACTGGCGCCCGGCGACAAGCTGCCCACCGTGCGGCGCCTGGCCGAAGACCTGGGCCTGGCGCCGAACACCGTGGCCCGCAGCTATCGCGCCCTCGAACAGGACGAGGTGATCGAGACGCGCGGGCGGCTGGGCTCCTTCGTGGCTGCCACCGGGGATGCGACGCAGCGGCAGGTGCAACTGGCCGCGGCGGCCTACGCCGAGCGGGCGAAATCCCTCGGGGTCGACGCCGACGAGGCGCTGGCGATCGTGCGGGCGGCGCTCGGGCTGCCGGGCTGA